TCGGCGCGCCCGGCTGCGGCCGCCTGGGCTGCGCGGCGCTCGCGCGACTCGACCGAGGTGTGCGCCCACGCGGCGGCGAAGAGGACGACGCGGGAGAAGTAGTTGATCCAGATCAGGAGGACCAGCGCGATGCCGAAGACCGCGAACGCGGGCGATCCCTGGGTGGAGGCGATCAGGAAGGCCGCGGCCTGCTTGAGCACCTCGAAGGCGATCGCGCCGAGCAGCGCACCGCTGCGGAGCGACCGGTCCGGGGTGTCGTGGTCGGCCAGCACCTTGAAGATGGCGAAGAACAGCACCGAGTTGGCCGCGAGGGCCACCACGACCCCGATGAGGCCCACCAGCGGCTTCAGCGCCTGGTCGAGCCCGATCCAGCCGAGGATCTCGCCCGAGAGCCAGTTGACCGCGGCGGAGACCGCGACGGCGAGCATCAGCACGACGCCGACGAGCACCAGGGCGAGCAGGTCCTTGGCCTTGCCGACCACGAAGCTCGGCTGCTCGCGCCGGGGCGTCTCGAAGACCGCCTGGAGGGCGGTGCGCAGGCCGGAGACCCAGCCGAGGCCGGAGTAGAGCAGGCCGACCACGCCGAGCCCGGCTGCGGCGCCGGCGCCGGTCTGGAAGGCCTCGACCGAGATCTGGCTCGGGCTCGGGTTCCGCTTCACGACCATCGGGAGCACGGACCGGATCGCCTCCACCATCTGGTCCTGGGCCTCGGGATAGATCCGCGCGACCCAGCCCACGACGGCGAAGCCGAGGGCGAGGATCGGGAAGAAGGACAGGAAGCCGAAGAAGGTCACCGCGCCGGCCAGCGCGCTGCCGTTGACGAAGCCGTAGTGCTCCACCATCCGGATGAGGTGGTCGACGAACGGCCGGCGTTCGCGGACCTCGGCGACGCGTTGCTTGACGGTGTCGAGGAGCGGCATCAGATCACCCGAGATCGTAGGAGGAGGTGGGCCGCCAGCCCGCCTCCTCGTCGTGGACGTAGAGGCTGAAGGAGTCGACCGCGAACCGGCACTCGAAGTCCGCGAGCTCGTCGAAGGCGCGGTCGAGCGCCGGGTCGTCGAGGTGGTGGGCGACCGTGACGTGCGGGTGGTAGGGGAACTGCAGGTCGACCGCCAGCGGGCCGGTGCGGACGGCGCCGGCGAGCAGCTCGCACGAGGAGATCCCCTCCGCGAGGGTGACGAAGACGACCGGCGACACCGGGCGGAAGGTGCCCGTGCCGCGCAGGTGGATGTCGAACGGCTCGACCGAGCCGGCCGCGCAGGCGAGGTGCTTGCCCACCGAGGCGAGCTCGTCGTCGGCGATCCCGGTCGGCGGGACGAGCGTGATGTGCGTCGGGATCTGCGCCGCGGTGGTGTCCCCGACGGAGGTGCGGTAGTCCTGCAGCTCGCTCGCCCACGGCTCGGGGATCGCGATGGCTACTCCGATGGTCGGCACCCGCCCGACCCTACATAACCGGTTCGTCGCGCCCGACGCCCGCTTAGTAGGCTCGTGCGTCGTGAGTGACACCTTCCGCGCCGCCCAGGCCCGCAGCGAGGCGATCGAGCAGCAGATGGCCACCGACCCGGCCTCGCTGCGGATGCTGACCGGGGACCGTCCGACCGGAGCGCTGCACATCGGGCACTACTTCGGCTCGATCCGCAACCGCGTCCGCCTCCAGGACAGCGGCGCGGAGATCTGGCAGCTCGTCGCCGACTACCAGGTGATCACCGACCGCGAGATCGCCGGCGACATCGCGGGCAACGTCCGCAACCTGCTGCTCGACAACGTCGCCGCTGGCCTCGACCCGGAGAAGGCGACGATCTTCACCCACTCGTCCGTCCCGGCGCTCAACCAGCTGATGCTGCCGTTCCTCAGCCTGGTCAGCGTCGCCGAGCTCCAGCGCAACCCCACCGTGAAGGACGAGGCGAAGTCGGCCGGGATCACCTCGATCGGCGGCCTGCTGCTCACCTACCCGGTCCACCAGGCCGCGGACATCCTGTTCTGCAAGGCCAACGTCGTCCCGGTCGGGCGCGACCAGCTCCCCCACCTCGAGCAGACCCGCGTCATCGCGCGGCGCTTCAACGACCGCTACGCGCCGGTGTTCCCCGAGCCGGGCGCGCTGCTCTCCGAGGCGCCGCTGATCCTCGGCACCGACGGCACCAAGATGAGCAAGTCCAAGGGCAACGTGGTCGAGCTGCGGATGAGCGCCGACGAGACCGCGAAGAAGCTCAAGGGCGCCAAGACCGACAGCGACCGGGTCATCACCTACGACCCGGAGGGGCGTCCCGAGGTCGCCAACCTGCTGACCCTCATCGGCCTGTGCGAGGGCGTCGACCCGGCGACCGTGGCCGAGGAGATCGGCGACGGTGGCGGCGGCGCCCTGAAGGGCCGGCTCACCGACGCCATCAACACCGAGCTCGCCCCGCTGCGCGCGCGGCGCGCCGAGCTCGCTGCCGACCCGGGCTACCTCGAGGACGTCCTGCGCCGTGGCAACGAGCGGGCCAACGAGGTCGCCGAGGCCACGCTCTCCGAGGTCCGCGAGGCGATGGGCATGGTCTACTGACAGGCGCCACGTGACGCACGTCACACTGTTGGTGTGATGTGACTCACCAGTAGGTTCCTTTCGTCGGTCGGGTGGTCCGGCCGAGGAGGGAAGCCATCCATGGCAGTCGCAGCAACTCGTCGTCGTACCCGCTCTCGGGGTCGGACGGCACGCGTGATCGCGTCACTCGTCACCCTGCTCACCACCACGCTCGCCGTCGGCGCGCTCGGACAGGCGCCGGCCGGCGCCGTCGTCCCCGAGCCGCCCCGACCGGCGTTCTACGAGGCGCCCGCCACCCTGCCCTCGGCCAACGGGGCGGTGATCCGCAGCGAGAAGATGACCTTCCTGCTCGACCCGCTCGACGCCACCAGCCTGGTCCGCAACGCCAACCGGGTGCTCTACCGCACCACCAACCGCGCGGGTCGCGCGATCGCCGCCTCCGGCACCGTCCTGGTCCCGAACGCGCCGTGGATCGGCGTCGGCTCCCGGCCGGTCATCGGCTACGCCCCCGGCACCCAGGGCATGGCCGACCGCTGCGCGCCCTCGCGCCTGTTCTCCGAGGGGATCGAGTACGAGGGCATCGGCATCGAGGCCCTGCTGCTGCGCGGCTACGCCGTCGCCATGCCCGACTACGAGGGCCTCGGCACCGCCGGCGTGCACACCTACATGGACCGCGTCTCCCAGGGACGTGCCACCCTCGATGCGATCCGGGCCGCCCAGCGCCTCAGCGGCACCGGCCTGAGCCCCAGCAGCCCGGTCGGGATCATGGGCTACTCCCAGGGCGGCGGCGCCGCCGCCTCCGCGGTCGAGCTGGCCTCCACCTACGCCCCCGACCTCAAGGTCAGGGGCGCGGTCGTCGGGGCCGTCCCGGCCGACCTCGCCAGGGTCGCCACGACCCTCGACGGCGGCCTCTACTCCGCGTTCGCGTTCTTCGCCCTGCGCGGGCTGTCCGCGAGCTACGACGTCGACCTCGCGCCCTACCTCAACGACCGTGGCCGCGCGGTCAGCGACCAGGTCGAGCAGGAGTGCGTCTTCGACCTGCTCAACCACGCGTTCGTGAAGTCGTCCACGCTCAGCGCGAGCGGCAGGCCGATGTCGGCGCTGATGGAGCAGGAGCCGTTCCGCTCGATCGTGGAGGCGCAGCGCATCGGCACCATCAAGCCGACCGTGCCGGTCCTCGTCACCCACTCCGCCCTCGACGACGTCATCCCGTACGCCGTGGGCAGGCAGCTGGCCCGGTCGTGGTGCGGCAGGGGCGCGAACGTGTGGTTCTCCACCAACCTCGCCCCGCTCCACGTCGGCGGGATCGTGCCGCAGACCGCCGAGGCGCTGCCGTTCTTCGAGGCGCGCTTCGCCGGCCTGCCCCAGCTGAGCAACTGCTGGGCCATCTGACCGGCAGCTGACCGGCAGCTGACCGGCTCAGGCGTCGGCGGCCCGCACCTCGACGACCAGCGGGCTCCCCGGCGGCAGGGTGATCGACACCCTGCCGTCGGGATCGACGGACAGGTCGAACGCGTCAGGCCCCAGCCGCAGGCCGCGGAGCGTCCAGCCGCCGAGCGCGCCGGTCGTACGCGCGGGGTGGCTGAGCGTGCGCGTCGCGGGGTCGGTGCGCACGCCACCGAGCGCCACCAGGCAGGCGACCGGCGCGGCCGCGGCCCACGCCTGGGGGCGGCAGGCGGCGGGGTAGGCCGTCGGCTGGGCGACGTCGTCGGCCGCGTCGCCGCCGTAGAGCTCGGGCAGGCGGTGGTCGAAGAACTCCGACGCGCGCACCAGCCCGGCCGCCAGCGCGCCGGCCTCCTCGTAGCGGCCCTCCGCGGCCAGCCCGCGGACCGCGATGGCGGTGTCGTGCGGCCACACCGTGCCGCCGTGATAGCTGAGCGTGGAGAACCGCGGCGACCGTGACGACAGCGTCCGCAGGCCGAAGCCCGCGTCGAGGGACGGGTCGGCGAGCAGGTCGGCGACCCGGGCGGTCGCGTCCGCTCCGAGCACCCCGGTGCCGAGCAGGTGCCCCATGTTCGAGGCGACCGAGTCGACCCGTGCGCCGTCGCGGTCGAGCGCGACCGCGACGTGGCCGCCGTCGGCCGCGTCCACCCAGAA
This region of Nocardioides palaemonis genomic DNA includes:
- a CDS encoding YihY/virulence factor BrkB family protein — its product is MPLLDTVKQRVAEVRERRPFVDHLIRMVEHYGFVNGSALAGAVTFFGFLSFFPILALGFAVVGWVARIYPEAQDQMVEAIRSVLPMVVKRNPSPSQISVEAFQTGAGAAAGLGVVGLLYSGLGWVSGLRTALQAVFETPRREQPSFVVGKAKDLLALVLVGVVLMLAVAVSAAVNWLSGEILGWIGLDQALKPLVGLIGVVVALAANSVLFFAIFKVLADHDTPDRSLRSGALLGAIAFEVLKQAAAFLIASTQGSPAFAVFGIALVLLIWINYFSRVVLFAAAWAHTSVESRERRAAQAAAAGRAEGPRIDVAAAAAGGVPPASADAPSGASPKAAFAAGAAAMLGLVALVRRRR
- a CDS encoding 2'-5' RNA ligase family protein, whose protein sequence is MPTIGVAIAIPEPWASELQDYRTSVGDTTAAQIPTHITLVPPTGIADDELASVGKHLACAAGSVEPFDIHLRGTGTFRPVSPVVFVTLAEGISSCELLAGAVRTGPLAVDLQFPYHPHVTVAHHLDDPALDRAFDELADFECRFAVDSFSLYVHDEEAGWRPTSSYDLG
- the trpS gene encoding tryptophan--tRNA ligase — protein: MVGTRPTLHNRFVAPDARLVGSCVVSDTFRAAQARSEAIEQQMATDPASLRMLTGDRPTGALHIGHYFGSIRNRVRLQDSGAEIWQLVADYQVITDREIAGDIAGNVRNLLLDNVAAGLDPEKATIFTHSSVPALNQLMLPFLSLVSVAELQRNPTVKDEAKSAGITSIGGLLLTYPVHQAADILFCKANVVPVGRDQLPHLEQTRVIARRFNDRYAPVFPEPGALLSEAPLILGTDGTKMSKSKGNVVELRMSADETAKKLKGAKTDSDRVITYDPEGRPEVANLLTLIGLCEGVDPATVAEEIGDGGGGALKGRLTDAINTELAPLRARRAELAADPGYLEDVLRRGNERANEVAEATLSEVREAMGMVY
- a CDS encoding lipase family protein, yielding MIASLVTLLTTTLAVGALGQAPAGAVVPEPPRPAFYEAPATLPSANGAVIRSEKMTFLLDPLDATSLVRNANRVLYRTTNRAGRAIAASGTVLVPNAPWIGVGSRPVIGYAPGTQGMADRCAPSRLFSEGIEYEGIGIEALLLRGYAVAMPDYEGLGTAGVHTYMDRVSQGRATLDAIRAAQRLSGTGLSPSSPVGIMGYSQGGGAAASAVELASTYAPDLKVRGAVVGAVPADLARVATTLDGGLYSAFAFFALRGLSASYDVDLAPYLNDRGRAVSDQVEQECVFDLLNHAFVKSSTLSASGRPMSALMEQEPFRSIVEAQRIGTIKPTVPVLVTHSALDDVIPYAVGRQLARSWCGRGANVWFSTNLAPLHVGGIVPQTAEALPFFEARFAGLPQLSNCWAI